From one Candidatus Acididesulfobacter guangdongensis genomic stretch:
- a CDS encoding transporter, with protein MKKTAMEHQSFLKILLFFILVISSSMFVKLSLVRRAFADPDGAGNNFFYKGSFAFGTPPANKFITYQMMTYEAFGSVFTNTGSVKNLPASVTRYVYLPEFIWTNSLLNSNATNLFEVIVPFGQATQHLSNPSSQYENSSTGLGDILVYEGVSSKTYSDGNLSANIFPQVSFTVPAGSWNNDSTVNLGGDEWQIMPTLTGEFAYNLPSNMALKLDYAIGYSYNEGHSAINMAEVKSGGASITNPGNNFFADIFLNYYITPALDIYNETSYVNQGANNGYSGKNAPVYMQINNGYKDVASGFGIDYHIKNVMLDARVLRDLHGDNGPDGFYSQVGLIMTF; from the coding sequence ATGAAAAAGACTGCAATGGAACATCAAAGTTTCTTAAAAATTTTACTATTTTTTATTTTAGTAATTTCATCAAGTATGTTTGTAAAATTAAGTCTTGTACGCAGGGCGTTTGCAGACCCTGACGGGGCTGGAAATAATTTTTTTTATAAAGGTTCTTTTGCGTTCGGAACTCCGCCCGCAAACAAATTTATAACATATCAGATGATGACATATGAAGCTTTCGGTTCGGTATTTACAAATACAGGCTCCGTTAAAAATCTGCCTGCCAGTGTCACGAGATACGTTTATCTGCCGGAATTTATATGGACAAACAGCCTGCTTAATTCAAATGCGACTAATCTGTTTGAAGTTATAGTCCCTTTTGGGCAGGCGACCCAGCATCTCAGTAATCCGTCATCACAGTATGAAAATTCAAGCACAGGATTAGGCGATATTTTAGTTTATGAAGGGGTATCCAGTAAAACATATTCAGACGGAAATTTATCGGCAAATATTTTTCCGCAGGTTAGTTTTACGGTTCCGGCAGGCAGCTGGAATAACGATTCTACTGTAAACTTAGGCGGGGATGAATGGCAGATAATGCCCACACTAACCGGAGAATTTGCGTATAATTTGCCGTCGAACATGGCATTAAAGTTAGATTATGCAATCGGTTACAGTTACAACGAGGGGCATTCTGCAATTAATATGGCAGAGGTTAAAAGCGGCGGAGCAAGTATTACAAATCCGGGAAATAATTTCTTTGCCGATATTTTTCTAAATTATTATATAACGCCTGCTTTGGATATTTATAATGAAACTTCTTATGTGAATCAGGGTGCTAATAATGGATATTCTGGAAAAAACGCGCCTGTATATATGCAGATAAATAACGGCTATAAAGATGTTGCGTCCGGCTTCGGTATTGACTATCATATAAAAAATGTTATGTTAGACGCTCGTGTTCTTAGAGATTTGCATGGCGATAACGGTCCTGACGGATTTTACAGTCAGGTTGGTTTAATAATGACGTTCTGA
- a CDS encoding C4-dicarboxylate ABC transporter, which translates to MKKKINSFANNLRPLKQMNKPSDIIKQFTPNWFTMNMGTGILSLMLAAFPYPVPGLQIAAETLWVINIILFIIFSILFISRFTFYFDSAKKLLTHPIQSMFLGAIPMGLVTIINGFLIFDAPKGVNIALNLWWFDAFISVVIGLLVPFYMFTNQRHSIEDMTAIWLLPIVPAEVAAASAGFLAQHVAPALARHIVILGYALWAFSVPLAFGVLVILFLRLAWHKLPHRDMAVSTWLTLGPIGTGSMGLLLLGGDAPRAFIGTKLYVYAKEAYAFGPIGGLVIWGFGFWWLVMAILLTFRYMKEDLPFNMGWWGFTFPLGVYTAATIILYRVTDLELFRVAGAVFVAMLAMFWTVVTTKTLHGMWHGYLFKAPCLSTETGLPDESKDCA; encoded by the coding sequence ATGAAAAAAAAAATTAATTCATTTGCTAATAATCTGCGGCCGTTAAAACAGATGAATAAACCTAGCGATATCATAAAACAGTTTACTCCTAACTGGTTTACTATGAATATGGGAACGGGCATTCTGTCGCTTATGCTAGCGGCGTTTCCTTATCCTGTACCGGGTCTTCAGATTGCAGCGGAAACGTTATGGGTAATTAATATTATTCTTTTTATAATATTCAGTATTTTATTTATAAGCAGATTTACATTTTATTTTGATTCGGCAAAAAAACTATTGACCCATCCCATTCAATCCATGTTCCTTGGAGCTATTCCTATGGGTCTGGTAACAATTATAAACGGTTTTTTAATTTTTGATGCGCCCAAAGGAGTAAATATTGCTTTAAACCTATGGTGGTTTGACGCCTTTATTTCAGTAGTAATAGGTTTGTTAGTACCTTTCTATATGTTTACGAATCAAAGACACAGTATAGAAGATATGACGGCTATTTGGCTGCTGCCGATAGTTCCCGCAGAGGTTGCTGCGGCATCGGCGGGGTTTCTTGCGCAGCATGTTGCACCCGCTTTAGCGAGACATATCGTGATTTTAGGTTACGCATTGTGGGCATTTTCCGTACCGTTAGCCTTCGGCGTTCTTGTTATTTTATTTTTACGCCTTGCATGGCACAAACTGCCGCATAGAGATATGGCTGTGTCAACGTGGCTTACTTTAGGACCTATAGGCACAGGCAGCATGGGATTGCTTCTTTTAGGCGGCGATGCGCCGCGTGCGTTCATCGGAACTAAACTTTATGTTTATGCGAAAGAAGCTTATGCTTTTGGACCGATAGGGGGTTTGGTTATCTGGGGGTTTGGATTTTGGTGGCTTGTCATGGCAATACTGCTGACATTCAGGTATATGAAAGAGGATTTGCCTTTCAATATGGGCTGGTGGGGGTTTACATTCCCTCTTGGGGTATACACCGCCGCTACTATTATCCTGTATAGAGTAACCGACCTTGAATTGTTCAGGGTTGCCGGTGCTGTTTTTGTTGCGATGCTGGCAATGTTCTGGACCGTCGTAACTACAAAAACGCTGCACGGCATGTGGCATGGATATCTGTTTAAAGCCCCGTGTCTATCGACTGAAACAGGATTGCCGGATGAATCAAAAGATTGCGCATGA
- the dnaB gene encoding replicative DNA helicase gives MRKKTSIQDNAAGSFGSPDSIGLLMPPRSIDAERALISSIIIDNSQVNSAIQLVAPEDFYDIVNYKAFKAITILTEKGEPIDIVTLNNVLSGGLLNESEGRRKSYSNKKDSSAFSNLLPDAIDMQSQDLSSFDWAEYLTGLMELPAGLLNVDQYAKIVKEKSILRRLIAAAHKIQRKCYEQKDLLEDVLDFTEKTVFDVTEKNTTKSYYEMYPLVLDYFKKLTSKTDDKDISGVHSGFRELDAMTNGFQPSDLIIIAGRPSMGKTAFALSIAKNVSAGFKIPMAFFSLEMSKEQLVTRLISQVSRIDSSQLRRGKLHNPDIERLQRAMAILENVPIYIDDSAGISVMELRAKTRRLKMEKNIGLVVVDYLQLMKAPSHIESREQAIADISRSMKALAKELKIPIIALSQLNRLVESRSDRRPQLADLRESGAIEQDADVILFIYREDVYKKDTDKKGVAEIIIGKQRNGPTGIVNLTYVDRITSFENPSNEVSENF, from the coding sequence ATGAGAAAAAAAACCTCCATACAGGATAATGCTGCGGGAAGCTTCGGTAGTCCGGATTCTATCGGATTACTGATGCCTCCAAGGTCTATAGATGCGGAACGTGCTTTAATATCCTCTATAATAATTGACAATTCTCAGGTAAATTCGGCCATTCAATTAGTTGCTCCGGAAGATTTTTACGATATTGTCAATTATAAAGCCTTTAAGGCGATTACTATATTGACGGAAAAAGGGGAACCTATCGATATTGTTACCCTTAACAATGTTTTGTCCGGAGGTCTGCTTAATGAAAGCGAAGGTCGCCGAAAATCTTATTCGAATAAAAAGGACTCGTCAGCTTTCAGTAATTTGCTGCCTGACGCTATTGATATGCAATCACAGGACCTGTCGTCTTTTGATTGGGCTGAATATTTGACGGGTCTTATGGAATTGCCTGCCGGTCTGTTGAATGTCGACCAGTATGCTAAAATTGTTAAAGAAAAATCTATATTGAGACGGTTAATAGCTGCTGCTCATAAAATTCAGAGAAAATGTTATGAACAAAAAGATTTATTAGAAGATGTTCTTGATTTTACCGAGAAAACTGTATTTGACGTTACCGAAAAAAATACAACCAAGTCATATTACGAGATGTATCCGTTAGTTCTTGACTATTTTAAGAAATTAACCTCAAAAACTGACGATAAGGATATAAGCGGTGTTCATAGCGGCTTTAGGGAGTTAGATGCTATGACAAACGGATTCCAGCCCTCAGATCTGATTATTATTGCGGGGAGACCTTCTATGGGTAAAACTGCATTTGCTTTATCTATAGCAAAGAATGTATCGGCAGGATTTAAAATTCCTATGGCTTTTTTTTCTCTTGAAATGTCAAAAGAACAGTTGGTTACAAGACTTATCTCTCAGGTTTCCAGAATAGACTCTTCGCAGCTAAGACGCGGAAAACTTCACAATCCCGACATTGAAAGACTTCAGCGCGCCATGGCTATCTTGGAAAATGTCCCTATTTATATTGATGATAGCGCAGGTATTTCCGTTATGGAACTAAGAGCCAAAACAAGACGGTTAAAAATGGAAAAAAATATCGGGCTTGTTGTAGTCGATTATCTTCAGCTTATGAAAGCTCCTTCCCATATAGAATCGAGAGAACAGGCAATAGCTGATATTTCCCGTTCTATGAAAGCCCTTGCAAAAGAACTTAAAATACCTATAATTGCGCTGTCTCAATTAAACCGGCTTGTAGAATCCCGCTCAGACAGAAGACCTCAACTGGCTGATTTAAGAGAATCCGGAGCTATAGAACAGGATGCTGATGTAATATTGTTTATTTATCGTGAAGATGTATATAAAAAAGATACGGACAAAAAAGGCGTTGCAGAAATAATAATAGGAAAACAGAGAAACGGTCCAACAGGAATAGTAAATTTAACCTATGTTGACAGAATTACATCTTTTGAAAATCCTTCCAATGAAGTTTCTGAAAATTTTTGA
- a CDS encoding 50S ribosomal protein L9, with amino-acid sequence MKIILKENVENLGDMGDTVIVADGYGRNFLLPKNLAIPASKTNIKLVEHEKKLIEKRKEKLISGFDDLKKKLEALSISIPVKVGEYEKMFGSITSMDIAEKLKELDFNVDRKTIMLAEPIKDLGMHSVKIKLHSEVIAELHVNVIPEV; translated from the coding sequence GTGAAAATAATTCTGAAAGAAAATGTAGAAAATCTTGGCGATATGGGGGATACTGTTATTGTGGCAGACGGTTACGGAAGAAATTTCCTGTTGCCTAAAAATCTTGCTATACCGGCTTCAAAAACAAATATTAAATTAGTGGAACATGAAAAAAAATTAATTGAAAAAAGAAAAGAAAAATTAATTTCCGGTTTTGATGACCTTAAGAAAAAATTGGAAGCATTATCTATTTCTATTCCGGTTAAAGTCGGGGAATACGAAAAAATGTTTGGTTCTATAACTTCAATGGATATTGCCGAAAAATTAAAGGAACTTGATTTTAACGTTGACAGAAAAACAATTATGCTTGCCGAGCCCATTAAAGACCTTGGAATGCACAGTGTAAAAATAAAACTACATTCGGAAGTAATTGCCGAACTTCATGTAAATGTCATTCCTGAAGTTTAA
- a CDS encoding DUF2232 domain-containing protein produces the protein MYKFKKFLSIFFITFLLYLLITDCLAAGYYSFANPLFYLFFSFIIIWYFKNYKGASILPAAIVCFAGIMSVYNYINYSRSIEILSVILIFVVIPYAFSYLYNKKLSLAKAVSFSVLSIYSLLFLFFAAYVYYNNAYLYSDLGSYLNKYAGVIIIKVINIYKQMGISDTLIAKFKPELIIILKDIFLLTPSILIIFSWFSLWLCFIVLKNRISKDDGNNSFFRTDENLLNWKASDFLIIGLIIGLIIIVFANGLYKFIGYNIIIILASVFFVQGLTILSFYFKKNNVNKILRFFAYALILLFSNPFLIFIVMLGIFDEWFDFRKVNGIKLK, from the coding sequence ATGTATAAATTTAAGAAATTTTTATCTATTTTTTTTATTACTTTTTTGCTGTATCTTTTAATAACCGACTGTTTGGCAGCCGGTTATTATAGTTTTGCTAATCCCCTTTTTTATTTGTTTTTCAGTTTTATTATTATCTGGTATTTTAAAAATTATAAAGGCGCTTCAATACTTCCTGCCGCTATAGTTTGTTTTGCGGGAATTATGTCCGTATATAATTATATAAATTATAGCAGAAGTATAGAAATTTTATCTGTCATTTTAATATTTGTTGTTATTCCGTATGCATTTTCCTATTTATACAATAAAAAATTAAGTTTAGCCAAAGCTGTTTCTTTTTCCGTATTAAGTATTTATTCCTTGTTATTTCTATTTTTTGCCGCATATGTTTACTATAATAATGCGTACCTGTATTCTGACCTTGGCAGCTATTTAAATAAATATGCAGGCGTGATAATAATTAAAGTAATAAATATTTATAAGCAAATGGGTATATCTGATACGTTGATAGCCAAGTTTAAACCTGAATTGATTATAATACTTAAAGATATATTTTTGCTTACCCCGTCTATTCTGATAATTTTTTCATGGTTTTCTTTATGGCTTTGTTTCATTGTTCTTAAAAATCGAATTTCAAAGGACGACGGTAATAATAGTTTTTTTAGAACTGATGAAAATTTACTGAATTGGAAAGCGTCAGATTTTTTAATTATCGGATTGATAATTGGTTTAATTATTATAGTATTTGCTAACGGATTATATAAATTTATAGGCTATAATATAATTATTATTTTAGCTTCGGTTTTTTTTGTACAAGGCTTGACAATATTATCTTTTTACTTTAAAAAGAATAATGTGAATAAAATTTTGAGATTTTTTGCTTATGCGCTCATTTTATTATTCAGCAATCCTTTTTTAATATTTATTGTAATGTTAGGAATATTTGACGAATGGTTCGATTTCAGGAAAGTTAACGGTATTAAATTAAAATAA
- the rpsR gene encoding 30S ribosomal protein S18, with protein MFKKFERTSASRPAANANFSHRPFTRKKMCRFCADKNLKIDYKDTRLLRNFVTEKGKIMPRRVTGNCAYHQRKIAKAIKASRNIAIMPYISLNV; from the coding sequence ATGTTTAAAAAATTTGAAAGAACGTCTGCAAGCAGACCGGCAGCAAATGCAAACTTTTCTCATAGACCATTTACAAGAAAAAAAATGTGCAGATTCTGCGCAGACAAGAATTTAAAAATTGATTATAAAGATACGCGTCTTTTGAGAAATTTTGTAACTGAAAAAGGCAAAATTATGCCGAGAAGGGTAACAGGCAATTGCGCTTACCATCAAAGAAAAATTGCAAAAGCTATAAAGGCATCCAGAAATATTGCAATAATGCCTTATATTTCTTTAAATGTATAA
- the rpsF gene encoding 30S ribosomal protein S6: protein MKRGGILKIDIFSDINHNFFRKYETVIIVNPDFDDSQYNQFVEKIKGIIAKEGGEIISVSDWGLRKLSYEIKKTGKGRYIVIHYSAKSNVVAELERNLRNIEDCLRYQTVLFTNDLESSREEAVNV from the coding sequence ATTAAAAGAGGAGGAATTTTGAAAATCGATATATTTTCAGACATTAACCATAATTTTTTTAGAAAGTATGAAACTGTTATAATAGTCAATCCTGATTTCGATGATTCGCAATATAATCAGTTTGTAGAAAAAATTAAAGGAATTATTGCTAAAGAAGGCGGCGAAATTATAAGCGTAAGCGATTGGGGATTAAGAAAGCTTTCGTATGAAATTAAAAAAACCGGCAAAGGACGTTATATCGTTATTCATTATTCGGCTAAAAGCAATGTTGTAGCCGAGTTGGAAAGAAATTTAAGAAATATAGAAGATTGCCTTAGGTATCAAACCGTATTATTCACAAATGATTTAGAGTCTTCAAGGGAGGAAGCCGTCAATGTTTAA
- a CDS encoding radical SAM protein — translation MKILLIQPDNKNTVGLNNVALIEPTGLEAIGGSLLNDKHNVKIVDLRAVGKDPDKYLDNAIKDFKPDAYGFSCSFTPDVYRVIELAKKVKNNYGAKFVFVGGHHVSVYHIDFNIKEIDAVVIGEGEVTVVELLRAYSAGKPLANVDGIAYCDSDTGQQIKTKQRSLIKNINEAPFFARHLTAEYRKKYYLGIRTSLACLETARGCPFKCDFCSVWNFYRGTYRSKSPERVVAELKSIKEDYILVTDDNFFSDVRRAKAIGELVKKAKIKKLYTIQARSDTIVKHPELIKQWKEIGLSNIFIGFESVDDETLNDIHKDNSSEMNERAYYIAKKHDVAVTASFIVSPSFSKIDFEKLMNFVKRLKISVPVFSVLTPLPGTKLFNELKSKLTITDYSYYDLFHPVLDTLLPTTEFFKEFSNLYKTSYKKLNLRANDVLFVIKYMMMGKMSLDHMIKLKRSMKCISTPSTYTLPLVVVK, via the coding sequence ATGAAGATTTTGCTTATTCAACCAGATAATAAAAATACGGTAGGTTTAAATAACGTTGCTTTAATTGAGCCTACAGGGCTGGAAGCCATAGGCGGAAGCCTTTTAAATGACAAACACAATGTTAAAATAGTCGATTTAAGAGCTGTGGGGAAGGACCCGGATAAATATTTAGACAATGCCATAAAAGATTTTAAACCGGATGCCTACGGTTTTTCATGCTCTTTTACTCCGGATGTTTATAGAGTGATTGAACTTGCAAAGAAGGTTAAAAATAACTACGGGGCAAAGTTTGTTTTTGTCGGGGGACATCACGTTTCCGTTTATCACATTGATTTTAATATAAAAGAAATTGATGCCGTTGTTATAGGTGAAGGAGAAGTGACCGTTGTTGAGCTTTTGCGGGCCTATTCTGCCGGAAAGCCTCTTGCAAATGTTGACGGCATTGCCTATTGCGACAGCGATACCGGACAGCAGATTAAAACAAAACAGAGAAGTTTAATAAAAAATATTAACGAGGCTCCTTTTTTTGCCAGGCATTTAACTGCAGAATACAGAAAAAAATATTATCTCGGCATAAGAACATCGTTAGCGTGTCTTGAAACAGCCAGAGGCTGCCCTTTTAAATGTGATTTTTGCAGTGTATGGAATTTTTATAGAGGAACTTACAGATCTAAATCTCCGGAAAGGGTTGTTGCCGAATTAAAATCTATAAAAGAGGACTATATTTTAGTAACGGACGATAATTTTTTCAGCGATGTCAGAAGAGCAAAAGCTATCGGCGAACTTGTAAAAAAAGCAAAGATAAAGAAACTTTATACAATTCAGGCAAGGAGCGATACCATTGTTAAGCATCCTGAACTTATAAAACAATGGAAAGAGATAGGTCTATCCAATATTTTTATAGGGTTTGAGAGTGTGGACGATGAAACGTTAAATGATATTCATAAGGATAACTCATCAGAAATGAATGAGAGAGCTTATTATATTGCAAAGAAACACGACGTTGCCGTTACGGCATCTTTTATAGTATCGCCAAGTTTTTCTAAGATTGATTTTGAAAAATTAATGAATTTCGTTAAAAGGCTAAAAATAAGCGTGCCTGTTTTTTCTGTTCTTACGCCGCTTCCCGGAACTAAATTATTTAATGAATTAAAGAGCAAGCTGACTATTACCGATTATTCCTATTATGATTTGTTTCATCCTGTATTAGATACTCTTTTACCGACTACAGAATTTTTTAAAGAATTTTCAAATCTTTATAAAACGTCATATAAAAAATTAAACTTGAGGGCAAACGATGTATTGTTTGTTATTAAATATATGATGATGGGTAAAATGTCTTTGGACCATATGATTAAATTAAAAAGATCTATGAAATGCATTTCAACGCCGTCCACTTATACATTACCGTTAGTAGTTGTAAAATAA